A window of the Tursiops truncatus isolate mTurTru1 chromosome 14, mTurTru1.mat.Y, whole genome shotgun sequence genome harbors these coding sequences:
- the GEMIN6 gene encoding gem-associated protein 6, protein MNEWMKKGPLEWQDYTYKEVRVTASEKEYKGWVLTIDPVSTNIVLVNFLEDGSMSVTGIMGHAVQTVEILNEGDHSVREKLMDLFMSGDCKAYSPEDLEKRKNSLKKWLEKNHIPITEEGDSRRTLCVAGVLTIDPPYGPENCNSSNEIILSRVQDLIQGHLAASQ, encoded by the exons atgaatgaatggatgaagaaaggCCCCTTAGAATGGCAAGATTACACTTACAAAGAAGTCAGAGTGACAGCCAGTGAGAAGGAGTATAAAGGATGGGTTTTAACCATAGACCCAGTCTCTACCAA TATTGTCCTTGTGAACTTCCTTGAAGATGGCAGCATGTCTGTGACCGGAATTATGGGACATGCTGTGCAGACTGTTGAAATTTTGAATGAAGGGGACCATAGCGTGAGAGAGAAGCTGATGGATTTGTTCATGTCTGGAGACTGTAAGGCGTACAGCCCTGAGgatctggaaaagagaaagaacagcctGAAGAAATGGCTGGAGAAGAACCACATCCCCATCACTGAAGAGGGAGATTCACGAAGGACTCTCTGTGTGGCTGGGGTCTTGACTATAGATCCACCATATGGTCCAGAAAATTGCAACAGTTCCAATGAAATTATTTTGTCCCGTGTTCAGGATCTTATTCAAGGACACCTTGCAGCTTCCCAGTGA